One region of Elaeis guineensis isolate ETL-2024a unplaced genomic scaffold, EG11 Super_Scaffold_1000024, whole genome shotgun sequence genomic DNA includes:
- the LOC140854506 gene encoding probable chromatin-remodeling complex ATPase chain isoform X3: MQAGEPSVSAEIAKRETARLREMQRLKKQKIQEILAQQNAAIDADMLIHCQNNKGEGRLKYLLQQTEIFSHFAKGVQSASEKKPRGRGRHASKLTEEEEDEECLKEEEGGFSTAGGTRLVSQPSCIQGKMRDYQLAGLNWLIRLYENGINGILADEMGLGKTLQTISLLGYLHEFRGITGPHMVVAPKSTLGNWMKEIRRFCPVLRAIKFLGNPDERKHIRENLLVAGKFDVCVTSFEMAIKEKNALRCFSWRYVIIDEAHRIKNENSLLSKTMRLYNTNYRFLITGTPLQNNLHELWSLLNFLLPEIFSSAETFDEWFQISGENDQQEVVQQLHKVLRPFLLRRLKSDVEKGLPPKKETILKVGMSQMQKQYYRALLQKDLEVINAGGERKRLLNIAMQLRKCCNHPYLFQGAEPGPPFMTGEHLITNAGKMVLLDKLLPKLKERDSRVLIFSQMTRLLDILEDYLMFRRYQYCRIDGNTGGEERDASIEAFNQLGSEKFIFLLSTRAGGLGINLATADVVILYDSDWNPQVDLQAQDRAHRIGQKKEVQVFRFCTEYTIEEKVIERAYKKLALDALVIQQGRLAEQKTVNKDELLQMVRFGAEMVFSSKDSTITDEDIDRIIAKGEETTAELDAKMKKFTEDAIKFKMDDTADLYDFDDEKDDNKTDFKKLVTENWVESSRRERKRNYSDADYFKQALRQGGSARAKEPRIPRMPQLHDFQFFNTKRLSELYEKEVRYLMHTHQRNQSKDPFGDGDESEELGDPLTAEEQEERERLLEEGFSTWTRRDFNTFIRACEKYGRNDIKIIASEMEGKTEEEVERYAKVFRERYKELNDYDRIIKNIERGEARISRKDEIMKAIGKKLDRYKNPWLELKIQYGQNKGKLYNEECDRFMLCMVHKLGYGNWDELKAAFRASPLFRFDWFVKSRTAQELARRCDTLIRLVEKENQEYDERERQARRDKKLAKNLTPFKRSMSRSPAMENRVLASFKRRKQAGMDDPAVSGGRKRRG; the protein is encoded by the exons ATGCAGGCTGGGGAACCATCTGTAAGTGCCGAAATTGCAAAGCGTGAAACAGCCAGGCTAAGAGAGATGCAGAGGCTGAAGAAGCAAAAGATTCAAGAAATACTGGCTCAACAAAATGCTGCCATTGATGCTGACATG TTGATACACTGTCAGAACAATAAAGGTGAGGGACGGCTGAAGTATTTGCTGCAACAGACTGAAATATTTTCACATTTTGCAAAAGGTGTACAATCTGCATCAGAGAAGAAGCCACGAGGAAG GGGCCGCCATGCATCAAAATTAACtgaggaggaagaggatgaagaatGCCTTAAGGAGGAAGAAGGTGGTTTCTCTACTGCAGGAGGGACACGTTTAGTTTCACAACCATCTT GTATACAAGGGAAAATGAGGGATTACCAACTGGCAGGATTAAattggttgataaggttgtatgAAAATGGAATCAATGGAATCCTAGCTGATGAAATG GGTCTTGGGAAAACTTTGCAAACCATCTCTCTACTGGGTTATTTGCATGAGTTCAGAGGGATTACAGGCCCTCATATGGTGGTTGCACCAAAATCTACCCTTGGCAACTGGATGAAAGAGATTCGACGCTTCTGTCCTGTTTTGCGTGCTATAAAGTTTCTTGGAAACCCAGATGAAAGG aaacATATACGTGAGAATTTATTAGTGGCTGGGAAGTTCGATGTATGTGTAACTAGTTTTGAAATGGCcatcaaagaaaaaaatgccCTAAGGTGCTTTAGTTGGCGTTATGTTATTATTGATGAAGCTCATCGGATAAAAAATGAAAACTCTCTTCTATCTAAAACAATGAGACTCTATAATACAAACTATCGCTTCCTTATTACGGGAACACCTCTTCAG AACAATCTTCATGAGCTATGGTCTCTTCTTAATTTTCTACTCCCTGAGATATTTAGTTCAGCTGAAACCTTTGATGAATGGTTTCAAATATCCGGGGAAAATGATCAGCAAGAGGTTGTCCAACAACTTCACAAG GTTCTTCGTCCATTTCTTCTCAGAAGGCTCAAATCTGATGTTGAAAAAGGTTTACCTCCAAAAAAGGAAACCATACTCAAAGTAGGAATGTCCCAGATGCAGAAGCAGTATTATCGTGCTCTGCTTCAGAAAGATCTGGAGGTCATTAATGCTGGAGGAGAACGTAAACGTCTTCTAAACATAGCTATGCAGCTGCGTAAATGTTGTAATCATCCATATCTGTTCCAAGGTGCAGAACCTGGCCCACCTTTTATGACAGGAGAACATCTTATCACAAATGCTG GAAAAATGGTTCTTCTAGATAAATTGCTGCCCAAGTTAAAAGAGCGTGATTCCAGAGTTCTAATATTTTCACAG ATGACTAGACTTCTGGATATCTTGGAGGATTATTTAATGTTTCGCAGATACCAATACTGTCGCATTGATGGTAATACTGGTGGGGAAGAACGTGATGCTTCGATTGAAGCTTTCAATCAGCTGGGGAGTGAAAAGTTCATTTTCTTGCTCTCAACCAGAGCTGGTGGCCTGGGAATTAACCTTGCCACCGCAGATGTTGTTATTCTTTATGACAGTGATTG GAACCCTCAAGTTGATTTGCAAGCACAAGATCGTGCCCACAGGATTGGTCAAAAAAAGGAAGTTCAAGTGTTTCGTTTCTGCACAGAG TACACAATAGAAGAAAAAGTGATTGAGAGGGCATATAAGAAACTTGCACTTGATGCTTTAGTGATCCAACAAGGTCGGTTAGCAGAGCAGAAAA CTGTTAATAAAGATGAATTGTTGCAAATGGTGAGATTTGGTGCTGAAATGGTCTTCAGCTCCAAGGATAGCACAATAACAGATGAGGATATTGACCGTATCATAGCTAAAGGAGAGGAGACAACAGCTGAGCTTGATGCTAAAATGAAGAAATTTACGGAAGATGCCATCAAGTTTAAAATGGATGATA CTGCTGACCTTTATGATTTTGATGATGAGAAG GATGACAACAAAACTGACTTCAAGAAACTTGTCACTGAGAACTGGGTTGAATCTTCAAGGAGGGAGAGAAAACGAAA TTACTCAGATGCTGATTACTTTAAGCAAGCATTGCGGCAAGGTGGTTCGGCAAGAGCAAAAGAGCCACGGATTCCTCGCATGCCTCAGTT acatgattttcaatttttcaaCACAAAGAGATTAAGTGAATTGTATGAAAAAGAAGTGCGGTATCTTATG CATACACATCAAAGGAATCAGTCAAAAGACCCATTTGGTGATGGTGATGAGTCTGAAG AGTTGGGTGATCCCTTGACTGCGGAGGAGCAGGAAGAAAGGGAGCGGTTGCTAGAAGAG GGTTTTTCAACATGGACAAGGAGAGACTTCAATACATTTATTCGGGCATGTGAGAAGTATGGCCGCAATGACATAAAGATTATAGCTTCTGAAATGGAGGGAAAAACAGAGGAGGAGGTAGAAAGATATGCCAAAGTCTTTAGAGAAAGATACAAGGAATTGAATG ATTATGATAGAATAATCAAGAACATTGAAAGAGGAGAGGCAAGAATCTCTCGCAAGGATGAGATAATGAAGGCAATTGGGAAAAAGTTAGATCGTTACAAGAATCCTTGGTTAGAATTGAAGATTCAGTATGGCCAAAACAAAGGGAAGCTGTACAATGAAGAATGTGACCGCTTCATG TTATGCATGGTTCACAAACTTGGATATGGGAATTGGGATGAGCTGAAAGCAGCATTCCGTGCTTCACCCTTATTCCGGTTTGACTGGTTTGTGAAGTCCCGCACTGCTCAAGAGCTTGCCAGGCGCTGTGATACCCTCATCCGCCTGGTGGAGAAAGAAAATCAGGAATATGATGAGCGGGAGAGACAAGCTCGCAGAGATAAAAAACTTGCTAAG AATTTGACACCATTCAAGCGGTCCATGTCAAGGTCACCAGCTATGGAAAACCGTGTGCTGGCTTCTTTCAAGAGACGGAAGCAAGCGGGGATGGATGACCCTGCAGTCTCG GGGGGAAGGAAGAGGAGGGGATGA
- the LOC140854506 gene encoding probable chromatin-remodeling complex ATPase chain isoform X2: MAKPSNSEGISEETPSIGSIFSEEEQKNEADANQEEEDDEELEAVARTASPDDDEFVGDGDESTEDDEAIAESNEAGEPSVSAEIAKRETARLREMQRLKKQKIQEILAQQNAAIDADMNNKGEGRLKYLLQQTEIFSHFAKGVQSASEKKPRGRGRHASKLTEEEEDEECLKEEEGGFSTAGGTRLVSQPSCIQGKMRDYQLAGLNWLIRLYENGINGILADEMGLGKTLQTISLLGYLHEFRGITGPHMVVAPKSTLGNWMKEIRRFCPVLRAIKFLGNPDERKHIRENLLVAGKFDVCVTSFEMAIKEKNALRCFSWRYVIIDEAHRIKNENSLLSKTMRLYNTNYRFLITGTPLQNNLHELWSLLNFLLPEIFSSAETFDEWFQISGENDQQEVVQQLHKVLRPFLLRRLKSDVEKGLPPKKETILKVGMSQMQKQYYRALLQKDLEVINAGGERKRLLNIAMQLRKCCNHPYLFQGAEPGPPFMTGEHLITNAGKMVLLDKLLPKLKERDSRVLIFSQMTRLLDILEDYLMFRRYQYCRIDGNTGGEERDASIEAFNQLGSEKFIFLLSTRAGGLGINLATADVVILYDSDWNPQVDLQAQDRAHRIGQKKEVQVFRFCTEYTIEEKVIERAYKKLALDALVIQQGRLAEQKTVNKDELLQMVRFGAEMVFSSKDSTITDEDIDRIIAKGEETTAELDAKMKKFTEDAIKFKMDDTADLYDFDDEKDDNKTDFKKLVTENWVESSRRERKRNYSDADYFKQALRQGGSARAKEPRIPRMPQLHDFQFFNTKRLSELYEKEVRYLMHTHQRNQSKDPFGDGDESEELGDPLTAEEQEERERLLEEGFSTWTRRDFNTFIRACEKYGRNDIKIIASEMEGKTEEEVERYAKVFRERYKELNDYDRIIKNIERGEARISRKDEIMKAIGKKLDRYKNPWLELKIQYGQNKGKLYNEECDRFMLCMVHKLGYGNWDELKAAFRASPLFRFDWFVKSRTAQELARRCDTLIRLVEKENQEYDERERQARRDKKLAKNLTPFKRSMSRSPAMENRVLASFKRRKQAGMDDPAVSGGRKRRG; this comes from the exons ATGGCGAAGCCCTCGAATTCCGAGGGTATATCCGAGGAAACCCCTTCGATCGGGTCGATCTTCTCCGAGGAGGAGCAAAAGAACGAGGCCGACGCGAACCAAGAAGAGGAGGACGACGAGGAGCTCGAAGCCGTCGCCAGGACGGCGAGCCCCGACGACGACGAGTTCGTAGGTGATGGCGATGAGTCGACCGAGGACGATGAGGCCATCGCGGAGTCAAACGAG GCTGGGGAACCATCTGTAAGTGCCGAAATTGCAAAGCGTGAAACAGCCAGGCTAAGAGAGATGCAGAGGCTGAAGAAGCAAAAGATTCAAGAAATACTGGCTCAACAAAATGCTGCCATTGATGCTGACATG AACAATAAAGGTGAGGGACGGCTGAAGTATTTGCTGCAACAGACTGAAATATTTTCACATTTTGCAAAAGGTGTACAATCTGCATCAGAGAAGAAGCCACGAGGAAG GGGCCGCCATGCATCAAAATTAACtgaggaggaagaggatgaagaatGCCTTAAGGAGGAAGAAGGTGGTTTCTCTACTGCAGGAGGGACACGTTTAGTTTCACAACCATCTT GTATACAAGGGAAAATGAGGGATTACCAACTGGCAGGATTAAattggttgataaggttgtatgAAAATGGAATCAATGGAATCCTAGCTGATGAAATG GGTCTTGGGAAAACTTTGCAAACCATCTCTCTACTGGGTTATTTGCATGAGTTCAGAGGGATTACAGGCCCTCATATGGTGGTTGCACCAAAATCTACCCTTGGCAACTGGATGAAAGAGATTCGACGCTTCTGTCCTGTTTTGCGTGCTATAAAGTTTCTTGGAAACCCAGATGAAAGG aaacATATACGTGAGAATTTATTAGTGGCTGGGAAGTTCGATGTATGTGTAACTAGTTTTGAAATGGCcatcaaagaaaaaaatgccCTAAGGTGCTTTAGTTGGCGTTATGTTATTATTGATGAAGCTCATCGGATAAAAAATGAAAACTCTCTTCTATCTAAAACAATGAGACTCTATAATACAAACTATCGCTTCCTTATTACGGGAACACCTCTTCAG AACAATCTTCATGAGCTATGGTCTCTTCTTAATTTTCTACTCCCTGAGATATTTAGTTCAGCTGAAACCTTTGATGAATGGTTTCAAATATCCGGGGAAAATGATCAGCAAGAGGTTGTCCAACAACTTCACAAG GTTCTTCGTCCATTTCTTCTCAGAAGGCTCAAATCTGATGTTGAAAAAGGTTTACCTCCAAAAAAGGAAACCATACTCAAAGTAGGAATGTCCCAGATGCAGAAGCAGTATTATCGTGCTCTGCTTCAGAAAGATCTGGAGGTCATTAATGCTGGAGGAGAACGTAAACGTCTTCTAAACATAGCTATGCAGCTGCGTAAATGTTGTAATCATCCATATCTGTTCCAAGGTGCAGAACCTGGCCCACCTTTTATGACAGGAGAACATCTTATCACAAATGCTG GAAAAATGGTTCTTCTAGATAAATTGCTGCCCAAGTTAAAAGAGCGTGATTCCAGAGTTCTAATATTTTCACAG ATGACTAGACTTCTGGATATCTTGGAGGATTATTTAATGTTTCGCAGATACCAATACTGTCGCATTGATGGTAATACTGGTGGGGAAGAACGTGATGCTTCGATTGAAGCTTTCAATCAGCTGGGGAGTGAAAAGTTCATTTTCTTGCTCTCAACCAGAGCTGGTGGCCTGGGAATTAACCTTGCCACCGCAGATGTTGTTATTCTTTATGACAGTGATTG GAACCCTCAAGTTGATTTGCAAGCACAAGATCGTGCCCACAGGATTGGTCAAAAAAAGGAAGTTCAAGTGTTTCGTTTCTGCACAGAG TACACAATAGAAGAAAAAGTGATTGAGAGGGCATATAAGAAACTTGCACTTGATGCTTTAGTGATCCAACAAGGTCGGTTAGCAGAGCAGAAAA CTGTTAATAAAGATGAATTGTTGCAAATGGTGAGATTTGGTGCTGAAATGGTCTTCAGCTCCAAGGATAGCACAATAACAGATGAGGATATTGACCGTATCATAGCTAAAGGAGAGGAGACAACAGCTGAGCTTGATGCTAAAATGAAGAAATTTACGGAAGATGCCATCAAGTTTAAAATGGATGATA CTGCTGACCTTTATGATTTTGATGATGAGAAG GATGACAACAAAACTGACTTCAAGAAACTTGTCACTGAGAACTGGGTTGAATCTTCAAGGAGGGAGAGAAAACGAAA TTACTCAGATGCTGATTACTTTAAGCAAGCATTGCGGCAAGGTGGTTCGGCAAGAGCAAAAGAGCCACGGATTCCTCGCATGCCTCAGTT acatgattttcaatttttcaaCACAAAGAGATTAAGTGAATTGTATGAAAAAGAAGTGCGGTATCTTATG CATACACATCAAAGGAATCAGTCAAAAGACCCATTTGGTGATGGTGATGAGTCTGAAG AGTTGGGTGATCCCTTGACTGCGGAGGAGCAGGAAGAAAGGGAGCGGTTGCTAGAAGAG GGTTTTTCAACATGGACAAGGAGAGACTTCAATACATTTATTCGGGCATGTGAGAAGTATGGCCGCAATGACATAAAGATTATAGCTTCTGAAATGGAGGGAAAAACAGAGGAGGAGGTAGAAAGATATGCCAAAGTCTTTAGAGAAAGATACAAGGAATTGAATG ATTATGATAGAATAATCAAGAACATTGAAAGAGGAGAGGCAAGAATCTCTCGCAAGGATGAGATAATGAAGGCAATTGGGAAAAAGTTAGATCGTTACAAGAATCCTTGGTTAGAATTGAAGATTCAGTATGGCCAAAACAAAGGGAAGCTGTACAATGAAGAATGTGACCGCTTCATG TTATGCATGGTTCACAAACTTGGATATGGGAATTGGGATGAGCTGAAAGCAGCATTCCGTGCTTCACCCTTATTCCGGTTTGACTGGTTTGTGAAGTCCCGCACTGCTCAAGAGCTTGCCAGGCGCTGTGATACCCTCATCCGCCTGGTGGAGAAAGAAAATCAGGAATATGATGAGCGGGAGAGACAAGCTCGCAGAGATAAAAAACTTGCTAAG AATTTGACACCATTCAAGCGGTCCATGTCAAGGTCACCAGCTATGGAAAACCGTGTGCTGGCTTCTTTCAAGAGACGGAAGCAAGCGGGGATGGATGACCCTGCAGTCTCG GGGGGAAGGAAGAGGAGGGGATGA
- the LOC140854506 gene encoding probable chromatin-remodeling complex ATPase chain isoform X1, translated as MAKPSNSEGISEETPSIGSIFSEEEQKNEADANQEEEDDEELEAVARTASPDDDEFVGDGDESTEDDEAIAESNEAGEPSVSAEIAKRETARLREMQRLKKQKIQEILAQQNAAIDADMLIHCQNNKGEGRLKYLLQQTEIFSHFAKGVQSASEKKPRGRGRHASKLTEEEEDEECLKEEEGGFSTAGGTRLVSQPSCIQGKMRDYQLAGLNWLIRLYENGINGILADEMGLGKTLQTISLLGYLHEFRGITGPHMVVAPKSTLGNWMKEIRRFCPVLRAIKFLGNPDERKHIRENLLVAGKFDVCVTSFEMAIKEKNALRCFSWRYVIIDEAHRIKNENSLLSKTMRLYNTNYRFLITGTPLQNNLHELWSLLNFLLPEIFSSAETFDEWFQISGENDQQEVVQQLHKVLRPFLLRRLKSDVEKGLPPKKETILKVGMSQMQKQYYRALLQKDLEVINAGGERKRLLNIAMQLRKCCNHPYLFQGAEPGPPFMTGEHLITNAGKMVLLDKLLPKLKERDSRVLIFSQMTRLLDILEDYLMFRRYQYCRIDGNTGGEERDASIEAFNQLGSEKFIFLLSTRAGGLGINLATADVVILYDSDWNPQVDLQAQDRAHRIGQKKEVQVFRFCTEYTIEEKVIERAYKKLALDALVIQQGRLAEQKTVNKDELLQMVRFGAEMVFSSKDSTITDEDIDRIIAKGEETTAELDAKMKKFTEDAIKFKMDDTADLYDFDDEKDDNKTDFKKLVTENWVESSRRERKRNYSDADYFKQALRQGGSARAKEPRIPRMPQLHDFQFFNTKRLSELYEKEVRYLMHTHQRNQSKDPFGDGDESEELGDPLTAEEQEERERLLEEGFSTWTRRDFNTFIRACEKYGRNDIKIIASEMEGKTEEEVERYAKVFRERYKELNDYDRIIKNIERGEARISRKDEIMKAIGKKLDRYKNPWLELKIQYGQNKGKLYNEECDRFMLCMVHKLGYGNWDELKAAFRASPLFRFDWFVKSRTAQELARRCDTLIRLVEKENQEYDERERQARRDKKLAKNLTPFKRSMSRSPAMENRVLASFKRRKQAGMDDPAVSGGRKRRG; from the exons ATGGCGAAGCCCTCGAATTCCGAGGGTATATCCGAGGAAACCCCTTCGATCGGGTCGATCTTCTCCGAGGAGGAGCAAAAGAACGAGGCCGACGCGAACCAAGAAGAGGAGGACGACGAGGAGCTCGAAGCCGTCGCCAGGACGGCGAGCCCCGACGACGACGAGTTCGTAGGTGATGGCGATGAGTCGACCGAGGACGATGAGGCCATCGCGGAGTCAAACGAG GCTGGGGAACCATCTGTAAGTGCCGAAATTGCAAAGCGTGAAACAGCCAGGCTAAGAGAGATGCAGAGGCTGAAGAAGCAAAAGATTCAAGAAATACTGGCTCAACAAAATGCTGCCATTGATGCTGACATG TTGATACACTGTCAGAACAATAAAGGTGAGGGACGGCTGAAGTATTTGCTGCAACAGACTGAAATATTTTCACATTTTGCAAAAGGTGTACAATCTGCATCAGAGAAGAAGCCACGAGGAAG GGGCCGCCATGCATCAAAATTAACtgaggaggaagaggatgaagaatGCCTTAAGGAGGAAGAAGGTGGTTTCTCTACTGCAGGAGGGACACGTTTAGTTTCACAACCATCTT GTATACAAGGGAAAATGAGGGATTACCAACTGGCAGGATTAAattggttgataaggttgtatgAAAATGGAATCAATGGAATCCTAGCTGATGAAATG GGTCTTGGGAAAACTTTGCAAACCATCTCTCTACTGGGTTATTTGCATGAGTTCAGAGGGATTACAGGCCCTCATATGGTGGTTGCACCAAAATCTACCCTTGGCAACTGGATGAAAGAGATTCGACGCTTCTGTCCTGTTTTGCGTGCTATAAAGTTTCTTGGAAACCCAGATGAAAGG aaacATATACGTGAGAATTTATTAGTGGCTGGGAAGTTCGATGTATGTGTAACTAGTTTTGAAATGGCcatcaaagaaaaaaatgccCTAAGGTGCTTTAGTTGGCGTTATGTTATTATTGATGAAGCTCATCGGATAAAAAATGAAAACTCTCTTCTATCTAAAACAATGAGACTCTATAATACAAACTATCGCTTCCTTATTACGGGAACACCTCTTCAG AACAATCTTCATGAGCTATGGTCTCTTCTTAATTTTCTACTCCCTGAGATATTTAGTTCAGCTGAAACCTTTGATGAATGGTTTCAAATATCCGGGGAAAATGATCAGCAAGAGGTTGTCCAACAACTTCACAAG GTTCTTCGTCCATTTCTTCTCAGAAGGCTCAAATCTGATGTTGAAAAAGGTTTACCTCCAAAAAAGGAAACCATACTCAAAGTAGGAATGTCCCAGATGCAGAAGCAGTATTATCGTGCTCTGCTTCAGAAAGATCTGGAGGTCATTAATGCTGGAGGAGAACGTAAACGTCTTCTAAACATAGCTATGCAGCTGCGTAAATGTTGTAATCATCCATATCTGTTCCAAGGTGCAGAACCTGGCCCACCTTTTATGACAGGAGAACATCTTATCACAAATGCTG GAAAAATGGTTCTTCTAGATAAATTGCTGCCCAAGTTAAAAGAGCGTGATTCCAGAGTTCTAATATTTTCACAG ATGACTAGACTTCTGGATATCTTGGAGGATTATTTAATGTTTCGCAGATACCAATACTGTCGCATTGATGGTAATACTGGTGGGGAAGAACGTGATGCTTCGATTGAAGCTTTCAATCAGCTGGGGAGTGAAAAGTTCATTTTCTTGCTCTCAACCAGAGCTGGTGGCCTGGGAATTAACCTTGCCACCGCAGATGTTGTTATTCTTTATGACAGTGATTG GAACCCTCAAGTTGATTTGCAAGCACAAGATCGTGCCCACAGGATTGGTCAAAAAAAGGAAGTTCAAGTGTTTCGTTTCTGCACAGAG TACACAATAGAAGAAAAAGTGATTGAGAGGGCATATAAGAAACTTGCACTTGATGCTTTAGTGATCCAACAAGGTCGGTTAGCAGAGCAGAAAA CTGTTAATAAAGATGAATTGTTGCAAATGGTGAGATTTGGTGCTGAAATGGTCTTCAGCTCCAAGGATAGCACAATAACAGATGAGGATATTGACCGTATCATAGCTAAAGGAGAGGAGACAACAGCTGAGCTTGATGCTAAAATGAAGAAATTTACGGAAGATGCCATCAAGTTTAAAATGGATGATA CTGCTGACCTTTATGATTTTGATGATGAGAAG GATGACAACAAAACTGACTTCAAGAAACTTGTCACTGAGAACTGGGTTGAATCTTCAAGGAGGGAGAGAAAACGAAA TTACTCAGATGCTGATTACTTTAAGCAAGCATTGCGGCAAGGTGGTTCGGCAAGAGCAAAAGAGCCACGGATTCCTCGCATGCCTCAGTT acatgattttcaatttttcaaCACAAAGAGATTAAGTGAATTGTATGAAAAAGAAGTGCGGTATCTTATG CATACACATCAAAGGAATCAGTCAAAAGACCCATTTGGTGATGGTGATGAGTCTGAAG AGTTGGGTGATCCCTTGACTGCGGAGGAGCAGGAAGAAAGGGAGCGGTTGCTAGAAGAG GGTTTTTCAACATGGACAAGGAGAGACTTCAATACATTTATTCGGGCATGTGAGAAGTATGGCCGCAATGACATAAAGATTATAGCTTCTGAAATGGAGGGAAAAACAGAGGAGGAGGTAGAAAGATATGCCAAAGTCTTTAGAGAAAGATACAAGGAATTGAATG ATTATGATAGAATAATCAAGAACATTGAAAGAGGAGAGGCAAGAATCTCTCGCAAGGATGAGATAATGAAGGCAATTGGGAAAAAGTTAGATCGTTACAAGAATCCTTGGTTAGAATTGAAGATTCAGTATGGCCAAAACAAAGGGAAGCTGTACAATGAAGAATGTGACCGCTTCATG TTATGCATGGTTCACAAACTTGGATATGGGAATTGGGATGAGCTGAAAGCAGCATTCCGTGCTTCACCCTTATTCCGGTTTGACTGGTTTGTGAAGTCCCGCACTGCTCAAGAGCTTGCCAGGCGCTGTGATACCCTCATCCGCCTGGTGGAGAAAGAAAATCAGGAATATGATGAGCGGGAGAGACAAGCTCGCAGAGATAAAAAACTTGCTAAG AATTTGACACCATTCAAGCGGTCCATGTCAAGGTCACCAGCTATGGAAAACCGTGTGCTGGCTTCTTTCAAGAGACGGAAGCAAGCGGGGATGGATGACCCTGCAGTCTCG GGGGGAAGGAAGAGGAGGGGATGA